TTTGCCCTTTGACCAGGAATGAAATTGGCTCGGTAAGAACTGAATTAAGcttgaaacaaataaaacaaagctagtTGTAATCAAAGATTTTATCGAGTATTTTGAAATGACTTTCTCACCTCTAGCAGAATTTCTCCAAGGGTTTGTCAGAGGTTCTGAACTCCCGGTCGTCTATGATGAAGCCGCGGTGAAATTGCATCACGTACAAAAACTGCTTGTTCAACGAATGAAAATCGATCAgacaaaaatgtttaaatagcAATGTATTCCTTTGATTCGTAAAATCAGTAATCAAACTCCGTATATTTTAAACACACAGTTGGCAATTCTCGACAGATGCGCACGGGATCACTATCATTAAATAATCGCAAAATGGATGGTTTCGTATAAACATACAAAATTTCAGCCGGTTTATGCGAGACATAccgttttctttattatttttgctgTTTGCGTTTTCTTCTCAGTAAAAAAATTGCTATTAAACTAGCTTTCAAAGTCCATTTTACTGGTGAGCTGTTGTTGTGCAGCACCTCTGCAAACGTGGCCGCCAACCTCGTTCAAAGACCCTGGGAACCAGATCACGTGGTCGCATAAATGACTGCTCCGAACTGTTGTCTGATATCACCGACGTCGTATTCACTCCATGTCTCGAGAAACCACCATCTTGTCTCTCGTTCCATGTCATAAAGAGTTCCTCGCACAATGCTTCATCGCGTGTCTCTAGATGTTCAAATAACTCTTGAATTTTTGGGGGTTTTGGGTTCCTTGTTCAGTGAATTAGCCAATAATTTGATCGATTTTTTCTTCGAAATATTTTGTATTATCCTCAGAATATTGAGCAGCAAAATTATCTACCAGGGTGGCCAAAGTATGTTTGAAGTAATTTTACGACCGGCTGAAACACATGACCTTTGTAATGCACAGCGTCGTATGGTTTTCGTGGTAGTCCAGTTCCTCCGGGATATGCGTCACTGATAGGGAAAACATCCAAAACATCGATTCCAGCCCTGCACATTGCATGCATAGCATATGCATTGAATAACAACACTCGctgtaaaagaaaagaataacaaaTATTGAAAGGATAAATTGGTTAAATAAGAGCTTACATAGCATAGATTTTGCTTCCCCCATAAAGAACTCTTGATCATACTTAAGGGAATAGTCTctttgaattttcattttctgcaCGTGCATATGTGAGTGTTAATTATGAAAGACAAGCAAAGTTCCCTAGAGAGCATcacgtgatctgtattgggaCGGCAAACCTTGCAAACTTTTgtagctttgccattttaaaacGTTGTGCTAGATTTTGATATTTATGGCCAAACGTGGCGATGCATAACATTTGGTTACCTTTTGATGTCTTGGCTGTGAGCGCCTAATGAAATTGTACTGAAAATACGAACACGCACATGCGTGGAGCGTGCAAAGCGTGGTAAAAGATTTTGCGTATTATATATGCAGTTTTAAGGAACAAGTTGTCGTTGCTTTAACTCTGGCTGGCTTAGGATTAAGGGTTCTTAGCTTTTTATGAAACAGGTTTGTTGGCAATTGAATTCCGCATTTTAGGTTATTTTGTCCTACCTGATAAGTTAAAAATCGAATACTGGTCGAATGTCTAGCGTTGGTCCTTGGGTCGCCATATTTTTCCATATATATCGCAGTTGTTGTCTTCCAAATAAGTTTCGCGCTGAAACTCCAcgatttcttgtttgttttgaactTCTCAGTTAACATTCGGATGGTTTTATCGATTAGTCTTTGGTAAGTGGTGAAGTTTATAGTGTGAACATAATGCAGTCCTAAATTCAGAATGAGCACGCTGTTATCTTTCATGGACGGCTGCGAAATCACCTCAAATATTTCACTCAACACTCGTTGGAGACTGAAGTCTTTGTCATCATTTTGTAGTCTTGCCCATGTCAAGTTTCTGTCGGGAATTTTGTAAACCCAATTATAagtgctgttgcattttttgaatGTCTTTTTACATAGAGGCTGCCTGATGATGGATTTATAAAAGAAATCCCCGACAGAGTCACCATAAATCCACAGTGTATTGGGCTTCCTCGATGTAGTACCGTGGGTGGCTTGTAATTCCTCTAAATGGAGGTGAGATAAAGAAGTTTTGAGCAATTGAATAACATTACTTGGTTAATTCTTGGGGCGATCACCGGCTATGTTTTGtaaccagggcccagttgttcgaagcccgattaagctaatcctaggtttgcgtaaattttaattgctatttattcaCGGCAAAAGGaggttttgccacaaaattgagGCCTAACAAGGTTATTAGTTACAAATTTCCTTTCCTTAAGCCTTAATCTTAtaaaaaatcctcctttagcggtaaataaaaataactaaaatttcctctaaaccaggattagcttaatcgtgctttgaacaactgggcccagcaCTGTTGGATGAGAAAAGACTTCAACTTACGGTGGAATACACACTAATCAAGTCCATGACAGACTCGCTATCGTGACCATTTCGTGTCTATCCCCAATGCCTTTAGCCTTTCCCCTCCCCCTCTAATCAATACTTCCCTAAAGAAACCTTGGTGACAACTCGACAAAATGAATCATCATTGAATAAGGGGGAAGGGGAGGGTAAGCCGGAAATTTCCAAGCGTTATCACTTCCCGACTTCATTTCGTGCGTGTCCCATTTATTTTGTGTGGGATTTATTGAAAAATCATAAATGCAAATTTAACTTGTTCTAGAATACTTTCTATAACTTTTCGTTCCTTGTGCATCTTCGCATACTTAATTCTTAAATTTGTATCAGCAGATGCACAAGGCTGAAAAATGCAAGGATGCGGAGAGGAAGAAAAAACTTTAAGACATAGGTAAGCTTGCATTTTATCTCTAGTTACGCTGGTAACTCATTCGCATTCGCCTCTCTTAAATTGCAACTGAAATCGAGCTGTTGTTGATGGGAAGAATGGTGATCAAAtttatcattcttttttttttcttttggtgctAAGACGCCCTTCTAAATTCGAGGCTATGAGCAAAATTCGAAAGAATATTTAAAGCAAAGTGAGGTCATTAGGTCCAATTAACATGAATGCAAAAGAATAACGAATACGCCGCCTTTTATGAAGGTGGTTTATACAATGAGTTCGCAGAGCTTGAAGGGAAGTTAAGCCCTGAAGAGCCACTTAGTCTTTTCCCTTTCCAGAAGTCTTTGCTCGCCGTAATTTAGCCATTCTGCCTTCCCTGGAAAATACAAAGCAGGGAGGATTCTGGGTAGAGTCTGATAAGGTTGCTACGaagatgacgacgatgatgattaCAGTGATGGTATTTTCATTCTGTTATTTCAGGTATTGTTTTGACTTAAATGGCACTGACTCACCACCAAGGTATGGTCTCCATGTTTCGTTTACCCATCTTCCATTGCCATCCCACATGCTGGAGCATTGCATTCCGCAAGGTAGGTTAACGCTACCGAATCTCTTTATCGCCTCTGACAAATGAATGATAATTGTTTATGAGACAAGACAAAAGTTCTTGTTGTGTGGCATCAGTTGATTTTTGAAAGTGTCATATCATTCTTGTAGAGCTAATAATTCGCACTTATCGTTTTAGAGGTAATCTTATTTCATTAAAATCTCCGGTTAACGTTGGCTTTCCGAAAATGCTATCCTAACATTATTAACACGGGCGTACATGAAAGGTGCCTTTGGCAGTCGTTATGTCGCCCACATGTGAAAGTGAAGCATAGCACACGATCCGATGTAATTAACTTGATGAAAAGCCATCGAATTAAGGTTGACATCAGTTGAAACGCAAGCTAAGCACAATATAGTTGGAGGGAAGCGTAGATAAAACCATTACTCCAACGAGGTAGTTGTGGCGCTTTTCATGAAAGTTTAAAGATACTGGCTTGAATTCCCACTTACTATGAAAGAGCTGTTCAGTTGAGGTTGGAATGAAAATCTCAAATGGTGCACCACCCCATAGATGCTTCAGTAAAAACGGTCTTTGGCTTCGCGGTAGGGTGGAAGCCGGTTGATACCTCCCTTGGGCGTTCCCTGTTGAGAAACGGCACTAAAGTTGGAAAAGAGGTAAACaatcaaatgaaccaatcagaactccAAACAAAATATATCACCGTCACCATGCGTACGAAAACGTGTGTCTGTGTGTCtctctgtctgtctgtcttcGTTTCGTCAGTATCTCCTCTGAACAACACTTGTAATAAGCAAattttctattttcagtcgtaaATGTCCAATGCCCACTGACCTTTGATAAACCAGTCTTTCGGCGGATCCTTATACCCATCGCATTGCGAATATTCTAATACAACTTCCACTTCATATTTTCCCGGCTCCAGAGCGAGAAATGTGACTTGGTACTTGCCATTGTTTTGGTCAATAACTGTTGGAGATAAAGATGCGGGACCGCGAATATGGACCCGCCAAGAGTCCCCTCCAATTCGTTTGTCCAGATTATCCCGAGTTACCGACTGTATGTCAAATCGACTGAACTGTCCCGCGGGTCTGACATCCCATCGTACTAAATAGCTTTTTGAAGCGTCTGTTCTGTTTGACATGTGATCGTATCCACTGTGATCTCCCCAGGCCATACTTCCTGCGCACGGTCGTAAGATTCGTCTCCAGTCCCTTCTCATTTGTTTCACTAGACACCACGCTTCGAAGAAGTCCGCGTAAAGCGCGTTGTCGCGCGTGTTGTTTCTAATCCTCGCGAGCCCTACCTGTGAAGATATTCTAGGAAGGATCACAAAATCTTCGCGGGAGTTGCGCATCCAATATAGATATCCCACGATACACAAAGCTATCAGTGGCGTAGTTTTTCGTGTTAACGTCATACCGGTCCATCTCGCTAACTTTTGTAAAATCATCCAGTGTAGTTGAATTCCAGTTATCTCTTACGTTACATGCTTTGGGTAAGAACTGAAGCAAAAGTACACTTAACAGCTTTCATATTTGAAACAAAATGCATTGACTATTTAAAAGGATATTCCTTCTTATGTGGTGAAACCACCTCTGTGGCTGTTGCTAAGGTTACAACGTAAAGTACATTTGGATTCAATTGTACTGGATACCAACACCCCTCTGACAACTCCCTGGATTTGGAATTCAACTCCAGTCTAGGTATATAACCAAGTGTTAAGGCATGTTTATGTCTTTAAAATTATGAAGCTTAGTAGATTGTCTGTTAATTAGGTTGGAAGGTATTACTAAATGCACTTCCGCCATGAACATagcattttgttttcagctctTTCCGCTCTCTTGTCTACGTTATGTTTTTAAGCTCTCCGATTTGTTGAAAGCAGCATAAAAATCCTCAGTGTTTTGTTTCCGCGCAAATAGCCAACCCACATTTCTGCATCGCGCTGAATTACAACGAAATAGTGATCTTTAACGAAGACGGTTGCAAAACCACCGGCTAAgtgtaaaagaagaaaattgacAATTGCCTATTTCGTCAAGTCAAATATTATATTGCTTTATCGCAATTTTTGACCTAATTTGATCTCAAACTTACCTCAAAATAAATATGTCAACATAGCGAAGCATCTAACAAGTGTTATATGGCATTGTAATAAAGAGCACTAGTATTGTAGGGTAACGGTTGTGTTCAGCTGTTTTTTGTTAGCTTCAGATAGCTACACGATCTTTGTCTTTGATATACCCAACCGGTACCAGTGCGAAATCGAGTACTCTGCTGGTAAAGATCAATAGGAATCACACCTTAACCTGCACCCCACCCTGGTCAGTGAGATGTTTGAAAAGAAATACGGAGAAATTGAATTAAAGTAAGGGAAAAAAGTGAATGTCGTTCTGAATTATTCATGACAACTATATCCCATAAACTCTTATTCTTTAGCCTTTGCAGTTTCATCAGAAAGAGAAAACAGTTAGCGGTAATATgcttttgtataggtaatcgcacggaggcgagtaaaattaaggattgcAGCGACatgggcaatttcagcaacttctgaaaacacaagtgataccAATCCTTAATTTTGCGAGGAACCATTGctattacttgttaataacatagagggcaaaataactgaatttctgaatgctgaAAACGGCGGCAATCGTTGGTCGAAGGCATCGTTCTcttactcttctaaatttgcttgtcAGTTGCTTTCCTTCGCCCACTtattgaaaacgttctttcaccactccgtgctattcttcttgtttttcttttcgctcttgtcctttaattcttcgatatattcctcgtcagctacgtatctcgaaacgagacgccattggtacagaaaaacaacttcttggttaaataagctgttgctaggcaacctgaggaccaattgtgtaattttgccctcttcacaaagcaaaTTATAGAAAAAATACCcttcttcattgaccaatcagcattcagtaattttgcgcTCTGTTATTAATTCACAAacgcgttgccattcatt
This genomic window from Acropora muricata isolate sample 2 chromosome 2, ASM3666990v1, whole genome shotgun sequence contains:
- the LOC136909530 gene encoding uncharacterized protein isoform X2; its protein translation is MLRYVDIFILRISSQVGLARIRNNTRDNALYADFFEAWCLVKQMRRDWRRILRPCAGSMAWGDHSGYDHMSNRTDASKSYLVRWDVRPAGQFSRFDIQSVTRDNLDKRIGGDSWRVHIRGPASLSPTVIDQNNGKYQVTFLALEPGKYEVEVVLEYSQCDGYKDPPKDWFIKGNAQGRYQPASTLPRSQRPFLLKHLWGGAPFEIFIPTSTEQLFHKAIKRFGSVNLPCGMQCSSMWDGNGRWVNETWRPYLGEELQATHGTTSRKPNTLWIYGDSVGDFFYKSIIRQPLCKKTFKKCNSTYNWVYKIPDRNLTWARLQNDDKDFSLQRVLSEIFEVISQPSMKDNSVLILNLGLHYVHTINFTTYQRLIDKTIRMLTEKFKTNKKSWSFSAKLIWKTTTAIYMEKYGDPRTNARHSTSIRFLTYQRVLLFNAYAMHAMCRAGIDVLDVFPISDAYPGGTGLPRKPYDAVHYKGHVFQPVVKLLQTYFGHPGR
- the LOC136909530 gene encoding uncharacterized protein isoform X1; this translates as MILQKLARWTGMTLTRKTTPLIALCIVGYLYWMRNSREDFVILPRISSQVGLARIRNNTRDNALYADFFEAWCLVKQMRRDWRRILRPCAGSMAWGDHSGYDHMSNRTDASKSYLVRWDVRPAGQFSRFDIQSVTRDNLDKRIGGDSWRVHIRGPASLSPTVIDQNNGKYQVTFLALEPGKYEVEVVLEYSQCDGYKDPPKDWFIKGNAQGRYQPASTLPRSQRPFLLKHLWGGAPFEIFIPTSTEQLFHKAIKRFGSVNLPCGMQCSSMWDGNGRWVNETWRPYLGEELQATHGTTSRKPNTLWIYGDSVGDFFYKSIIRQPLCKKTFKKCNSTYNWVYKIPDRNLTWARLQNDDKDFSLQRVLSEIFEVISQPSMKDNSVLILNLGLHYVHTINFTTYQRLIDKTIRMLTEKFKTNKKSWSFSAKLIWKTTTAIYMEKYGDPRTNARHSTSIRFLTYQRVLLFNAYAMHAMCRAGIDVLDVFPISDAYPGGTGLPRKPYDAVHYKGHVFQPVVKLLQTYFGHPGR